A portion of the Chloroflexota bacterium genome contains these proteins:
- a CDS encoding transcription termination factor Rho codes for MEISELQKHSLADLRQKAREMGIPRAWRMKKEELLIAIRRAEAEAEGLELRGGVLEIMNEGVGFLRTQHYRAGPDDVYVSPTQIRRYNLRNGDLIIGYVRPPRESGRYYGLSRIETINGLPPEEALHRPRFESLVPIYPDERFDLETDRHALATRLINLVAPIGRGQRGLIVSPPKAGKTTILKQIANAISQRYPDVHLMVALIGERPEEVTDMDRSVDAEVIAATFDEPVTEHVRVAEVALERAKRLVEIGRDVVILLDSITRLARAYNLVVTPSGRTLSGGIDPSALYPPKQFFGAARNIEDGGSLTIIATCLVDTGSRLDDVVYEEFKGTGNMELHLSRRLQERRIFPAIDIERSGTRREEVLLGPDITQRVWLMRRMFQQMITPPPHGAGMDITMATEAILERLRKTRDNMEFLETLHEEI; via the coding sequence ATGGAGATTTCAGAACTGCAAAAACATTCGTTGGCCGACTTACGCCAAAAAGCCCGTGAAATGGGCATTCCCCGCGCGTGGCGGATGAAGAAAGAGGAACTGCTGATTGCCATCCGCCGAGCCGAGGCCGAAGCGGAAGGGTTGGAACTCCGCGGTGGGGTGCTGGAAATTATGAACGAGGGCGTGGGCTTCCTGCGCACGCAGCATTACCGTGCCGGCCCAGATGATGTGTACGTCTCGCCGACGCAGATTCGCCGTTACAATTTGCGGAACGGGGATTTGATCATTGGTTATGTGCGCCCCCCGCGGGAAAGTGGCCGCTATTATGGCCTGAGCCGAATCGAAACCATCAATGGCTTGCCGCCCGAAGAGGCGTTGCACCGCCCGCGTTTCGAGTCGCTGGTGCCGATTTACCCCGACGAGCGCTTTGACCTCGAAACCGACCGGCATGCCCTGGCTACCCGTTTGATCAATCTGGTGGCACCGATCGGGCGCGGCCAGCGTGGCTTGATTGTTTCGCCGCCCAAGGCAGGTAAGACCACCATTCTCAAGCAGATTGCCAATGCCATTTCGCAGCGTTACCCTGACGTGCATTTGATGGTGGCCCTGATCGGCGAGCGGCCTGAGGAAGTCACGGATATGGACCGCTCAGTGGACGCTGAAGTGATTGCGGCGACTTTCGACGAGCCGGTGACAGAGCATGTGCGTGTGGCCGAGGTTGCCTTAGAGCGCGCCAAGCGCCTGGTAGAAATTGGCCGCGATGTGGTGATTTTGTTAGATTCCATCACTCGGCTGGCCCGGGCTTACAATTTGGTGGTCACACCCTCGGGCCGGACGCTTTCCGGCGGTATTGACCCTTCGGCGCTGTATCCGCCCAAGCAGTTCTTTGGGGCGGCGCGTAATATTGAGGATGGCGGTTCGCTGACCATTATCGCTACCTGTCTGGTCGATACCGGCTCGCGGCTGGACGATGTGGTGTATGAGGAGTTCAAAGGTACGGGCAATATGGAATTGCACCTCTCGCGGCGGCTGCAGGAACGCCGCATCTTCCCGGCGATCGATATTGAGCGCTCGGGCACCCGCCGAGAAGAGGTGTTGCTTGGCCCCGACATCACGCAACGCGTGTGGCTGATGCGCCGCATGTTCCAGCAGATGATTACCCCGCCGCCCCATGGCGCGGGCATGGATATCACAATGGCAACCGAAGCGATTCTGGAGCGTTTGCGCAAGACGCGCGATAATATGGAATTCCTGGAAACGCTTCACGAGGAGATTTAG
- a CDS encoding ABC transporter ATP-binding protein → MVPSDEIREKALVVEDLVLYFQLTHGTVQAVDHVSFSLEKNRAVVVIGESGCGKTSMGRALTRLLPRNVNRYTGKVFIDGVETMSMDDETYREQVRWVKISQVPQAAMNALNPVLKLKDQVMEPLLLHEKGITQEEALERVHAVFDFVGVPDGFIERYPFELSGGMRQRVVIAMALITNPAVIVLDEPTSALDVLTQANIYNVLKRIKWEKGTSFVLITHDVATSSELADDVLVMYAGHMMEHSSAGEFFAEPLHPYAKMLMAAVPKLYGEEELQFIPGKPPSLLDPPTGCRFADRCPLAMEKCKIEPPTFRVGDRLVKCWLYEKEADEIVSSPEALAGISA, encoded by the coding sequence ATGGTTCCCTCTGATGAGATTCGCGAAAAGGCTTTGGTGGTTGAAGACCTGGTGCTGTATTTTCAACTGACGCACGGCACAGTGCAGGCTGTGGACCACGTCAGTTTTTCGCTGGAGAAGAATCGCGCCGTGGTGGTTATTGGCGAGTCGGGGTGTGGCAAGACTTCGATGGGGCGGGCTTTGACCCGCTTGTTGCCCCGCAACGTCAACCGCTATACCGGCAAGGTGTTCATCGACGGCGTGGAAACCATGAGCATGGACGATGAGACTTACCGCGAGCAGGTGCGGTGGGTGAAGATCTCGCAGGTGCCGCAGGCGGCGATGAACGCCCTGAACCCGGTGCTCAAACTCAAAGATCAGGTCATGGAGCCCTTGCTGCTCCATGAAAAGGGTATTACCCAGGAAGAAGCGTTAGAGCGGGTGCATGCGGTATTCGACTTCGTAGGGGTTCCCGATGGCTTCATCGAGCGTTACCCCTTCGAACTGAGCGGCGGGATGCGGCAACGGGTGGTGATTGCGATGGCGTTGATTACCAACCCCGCGGTCATCGTGCTGGATGAGCCGACCTCGGCGCTGGATGTGCTTACCCAGGCGAACATCTACAACGTCCTCAAACGTATCAAGTGGGAAAAGGGCACCAGTTTTGTGCTCATTACCCACGACGTGGCGACTTCCAGCGAATTGGCCGACGATGTTTTGGTGATGTATGCCGGGCACATGATGGAGCATTCCTCGGCAGGGGAATTTTTCGCTGAGCCTCTGCACCCCTATGCCAAAATGCTGATGGCCGCGGTGCCTAAACTTTATGGTGAAGAGGAACTCCAATTCATCCCTGGCAAGCCCCCCAGCCTGCTCGACCCGCCCACGGGCTGCCGCTTTGCCGACCGCTGCCCGTTGGCGATGGAAAAATGCAAAATCGAGCCGCCGACCTTCCGCGTGGGCGACCGATTGGTCAAGTGCTGGCTGTATGAAAAAGAGGCCGATGAAATCGTTTCCTCGCCCGAAGCCCTGGCGGGCATTTCCGCTTAG
- a CDS encoding ABC transporter permease — MGSAKRFARYLTFKLILLFITTVIGVYITILVANMGGYVDKLRMSQLREEIGMKIMRDPALRNVPTTQKKKMIEEKVRLEAERLGLDKPFLIRSLYFLRDAMTLNLGRAQFMVSDSGSRQVKAIILERLPPTLLLMGTSFFLIFFLNLFIGLALSRQYGSWLDKIYITMAPLSAAPAWFYGIFLILVFAAWLGWLPFGGMVDAPKPPTAWLYALNVAKHMVLPLGAMLLSSHFIGVYGNRTFFLIYSSEDYVDLARAKGLPARMLERRYILRPTLPTIVTNFLLSVITLWMGAIIFETVFNWPGNGRLYYQAIGMKDVPVIVGNTIIYAYLLAISVFLLDIIYALLDPRVRVGSSRQG; from the coding sequence ATGGGCAGTGCAAAGCGTTTTGCACGATACCTGACTTTCAAACTCATTCTGTTGTTCATCACCACGGTCATTGGCGTTTACATCACGATTTTGGTGGCGAATATGGGGGGCTATGTGGATAAGTTGCGCATGAGCCAGCTGCGTGAAGAAATTGGTATGAAAATCATGCGCGACCCGGCGTTGAGAAACGTTCCGACAACCCAGAAAAAGAAAATGATTGAAGAGAAGGTTCGGCTGGAGGCTGAGCGTTTGGGCTTAGACAAGCCCTTCCTCATTCGCAGCCTGTATTTCTTGCGAGACGCAATGACGCTGAACCTCGGTCGTGCTCAGTTCATGGTGAGCGATTCTGGCTCACGTCAGGTCAAAGCGATTATTTTGGAGCGCCTCCCACCAACCTTGTTGTTGATGGGAACATCATTCTTTCTGATATTTTTCCTCAATTTGTTTATTGGTTTGGCGCTCTCTCGTCAGTATGGCAGTTGGTTAGATAAGATATACATTACAATGGCCCCTCTCTCGGCGGCACCGGCATGGTTTTATGGGATTTTCCTCATCCTGGTGTTTGCTGCGTGGTTAGGATGGTTGCCATTCGGGGGAATGGTGGATGCACCAAAGCCGCCCACGGCATGGCTCTATGCCCTCAACGTGGCTAAGCACATGGTTTTGCCGTTGGGCGCCATGCTGCTGAGTTCCCACTTCATTGGGGTGTATGGCAACCGCACCTTCTTCTTGATTTACTCCAGCGAAGACTACGTTGACCTGGCCCGCGCGAAAGGTTTGCCTGCTCGTATGTTGGAGCGTCGCTACATTTTGCGACCGACCCTGCCCACAATTGTGACGAACTTCTTGTTGAGCGTGATTACATTGTGGATGGGTGCCATCATCTTCGAGACGGTGTTCAACTGGCCGGGCAATGGCCGCTTGTATTACCAGGCCATTGGTATGAAAGACGTGCCCGTGATTGTTGGCAATACCATCATCTATGCTTACTTGCTGGCAATTTCGGTGTTCTTGCTGGATATCATCTACGCACTCCTGGACCCGCGGGTAAGGGTGGGTTCGTCTCGTCAGGGCTGA
- the glnA gene encoding type I glutamate--ammonia ligase, translating into MAKHELLSRVQEDGVKFISLQFVDVTGAVKSVDIPASRLDEALEDGIWFDGSSVEGYARIQESDMWLILNPETYAVLPWSPEERRRARIFCDVYHPDGTPFEGDPRGRLKRYLQALQEKHGWVFNIGPEPEFFLFKRNGGDALHPVPHDVGGYFDFSANDEAVRVRTELMEALTGMGLNVEMGHHEVALGQHEIDFRFADALTTADNVLTMKYTVKAIAHQHGLVASFMPKPIFGINGSGMHCHQSVFDTAGENLFYDANDPYHLSKLAYGFIAGQLKHARALAAVVAPTVNSYKRLVPGYEAPVYIAWAQINRSALIRIPRYTPGREKATRAELRFPDPSANPYLAFLVMIAAAVDGIENGITCPPPMNNVNLYELSPEERRAKGIRELPGFLSEALDELGADTVLREALGDVLYDAFMRAKRAEVEAFRMRVTDWEVERYLETA; encoded by the coding sequence ATGGCGAAGCACGAACTTCTCTCACGCGTCCAAGAAGATGGGGTCAAATTCATTTCCCTGCAATTCGTCGACGTGACAGGCGCCGTCAAGAGCGTGGATATTCCGGCCTCGCGGCTGGACGAAGCGCTGGAAGATGGCATCTGGTTCGACGGCTCTTCGGTCGAGGGGTACGCCCGCATTCAGGAAAGCGATATGTGGCTGATTCTCAACCCCGAGACCTACGCCGTGCTGCCGTGGTCGCCGGAAGAGCGTCGCCGGGCGCGCATCTTCTGCGATGTTTATCACCCCGACGGCACACCCTTCGAAGGCGACCCCCGCGGGCGCCTCAAGCGCTACCTCCAGGCGTTGCAAGAGAAACACGGCTGGGTGTTCAACATCGGCCCTGAACCCGAGTTCTTCCTTTTCAAACGCAACGGCGGCGACGCGCTTCACCCTGTGCCTCACGATGTCGGCGGCTACTTCGACTTTTCCGCCAACGACGAGGCCGTACGGGTACGCACCGAACTCATGGAGGCCTTGACCGGTATGGGCCTGAACGTCGAAATGGGGCACCACGAGGTCGCCCTGGGGCAGCACGAAATTGACTTCCGCTTCGCCGATGCCCTCACCACCGCCGACAACGTCTTGACCATGAAATATACCGTCAAGGCCATCGCCCACCAGCACGGGTTGGTTGCCTCTTTTATGCCCAAGCCCATCTTCGGCATCAACGGCTCGGGAATGCACTGCCACCAGTCGGTCTTCGACACCGCGGGCGAAAACCTGTTCTACGATGCCAATGACCCCTACCATCTTTCCAAACTGGCCTACGGCTTCATCGCCGGGCAACTGAAGCACGCCCGCGCCCTGGCCGCGGTAGTCGCCCCTACGGTCAACTCTTACAAACGCTTAGTGCCCGGCTACGAAGCGCCGGTTTACATCGCCTGGGCGCAGATCAACCGCTCGGCGCTCATCCGCATTCCGCGGTACACCCCCGGTCGTGAAAAAGCCACCCGCGCCGAACTACGCTTCCCCGACCCCTCGGCCAACCCTTACCTGGCCTTCCTGGTGATGATTGCCGCGGCGGTGGACGGCATCGAAAACGGTATCACCTGCCCGCCGCCCATGAACAACGTCAACCTCTACGAACTTTCTCCCGAAGAGCGCCGCGCCAAAGGCATCCGCGAACTGCCCGGCTTCCTGAGCGAAGCCCTCGACGAACTGGGAGCCGACACCGTGCTGCGCGAGGCCCTGGGCGACGTGCTCTACGATGCTTTCATGCGCGCCAAGCGCGCCGAAGTGGAAGCCTTCCGCATGCGCGTCACCGATTGGGAAGTGGAACGCTACCTGGAAACGGCCTAA
- a CDS encoding dephospho-CoA kinase, with product MSTWPGKFVIGITGNIGTGKSVVRKMLEHLGAYGIDADALGHRAIAKGAPGYQPLVDTFGQWILTPNGEIDRRKLGRLAFADPEIMRQLEAIIHPLVGQAVDWLVRRSPKPVIAIEAIKLLESDLRKHCDSIWVVTAPPEKQLERLLKKRGMTREEAEQRIKAQGSPSAKIAAADVVIYNDGSFEKTWEQVRKAWKLVVPQKAEGTRPITLAVQRSEVLKPGQKEKPATVPLKVKKAGPKQAGEIAAFLKKATNKEISRAEVLAAFGEKAYLLLYRGDEVVGLLGWQVENLVSRINEFHLLPEVPLAAAASLMLAEMERGSKELQCEAALLFLPPAMAKQTALWKQLGYTPRKPESLGMRAWQEAARESQPPGTVLLFKQLRQDRVLQPL from the coding sequence ATGAGCACCTGGCCCGGAAAATTCGTCATCGGCATCACCGGCAACATCGGCACAGGCAAAAGCGTCGTCCGCAAAATGCTGGAACACCTGGGGGCCTACGGCATCGACGCCGACGCCTTAGGGCACCGCGCCATCGCCAAAGGCGCACCCGGCTATCAGCCCCTGGTAGACACCTTCGGGCAGTGGATTTTAACCCCCAACGGCGAAATCGACCGCCGCAAACTGGGACGGCTGGCTTTCGCCGACCCCGAAATCATGCGGCAACTGGAAGCCATCATCCACCCGCTGGTCGGCCAGGCCGTGGACTGGCTGGTGCGCCGCAGCCCCAAGCCGGTCATCGCTATCGAAGCCATCAAGTTGCTGGAAAGCGACCTTCGCAAACATTGCGATAGCATTTGGGTGGTCACCGCGCCCCCCGAAAAGCAACTCGAGCGGCTGCTCAAGAAACGCGGCATGACCCGCGAAGAAGCCGAACAGCGCATCAAAGCACAAGGCTCCCCGAGCGCCAAAATCGCCGCGGCCGATGTCGTGATTTACAACGACGGCTCGTTTGAAAAAACGTGGGAACAGGTCAGGAAAGCCTGGAAACTGGTGGTGCCGCAAAAAGCCGAAGGCACCCGCCCTATCACCCTGGCCGTGCAGCGTTCCGAGGTGCTCAAACCGGGGCAAAAAGAGAAGCCCGCCACCGTGCCGTTGAAGGTCAAAAAAGCCGGCCCCAAACAGGCCGGCGAAATTGCGGCCTTCCTGAAAAAAGCCACCAACAAAGAAATTTCACGCGCCGAGGTGCTGGCTGCCTTTGGCGAAAAGGCCTACCTGCTGCTTTACCGCGGCGACGAGGTGGTGGGGCTGCTGGGATGGCAGGTGGAAAACCTGGTTTCCCGCATCAACGAATTTCACCTGCTGCCCGAGGTGCCACTGGCAGCCGCGGCTTCGCTGATGCTGGCTGAAATGGAACGCGGCTCCAAGGAACTGCAATGCGAAGCAGCGTTGCTTTTCCTCCCCCCGGCAATGGCAAAACAAACTGCGCTCTGGAAGCAACTCGGTTACACACCTCGCAAGCCCGAAAGCCTGGGGATGCGAGCATGGCAGGAGGCCGCCCGGGAATCGCAACCACCGGGCACCGTTTTGCTCTTCAAGCAACTTCGCCAAGATAGGGTGCTCCAGCCGCTCTAA
- a CDS encoding ABC transporter permease, which translates to MGFLKSFFRELKYYPSAIVGTLIIVALLGVALYAVIAIPYHRAVYLWRGTSEVWYRNPKMVPPSWVNYFRTKKLPTTIDLDSRKEGEVQRTEKKLGDGKQIELTYEFDYTADEFPPEIVVYFYPTYAAKQPFVSGEWITPDGRKFRLGNFIVTQGYSFHMGQDKDLARRVRRMLHVDIPADIGLLVDPASLPKDTSQPVDQKSLRPLKGHYKLQLSVITFSPQDDVQAELLVYGGVYGIAGTDHLRRDLMVGLLWGTPVAMAFGLISALVIGLATMIIAAIGVWYGGVVDDLIQRITEINMVLPFLPILIMVGIFVSRSLWVIMLVTIALSIFGAGIKSYRAMFLQLRESPYIEAAQAYGAGNSRIIFLYLIPRILPMLIPGFISAIPSFVFLEASLAVLGIGDPVLPTWGKIIQDAQANAALYKGLYYWILEPSVLLMITGLGFALLGFALDRIFNPRLRQE; encoded by the coding sequence ATGGGATTTTTGAAATCCTTTTTCCGTGAGTTGAAGTATTACCCCTCGGCGATTGTAGGCACCTTGATCATCGTGGCGCTGTTGGGGGTGGCTCTCTACGCCGTTATTGCTATCCCCTATCATCGAGCGGTTTATTTGTGGCGGGGAACCAGTGAGGTTTGGTACCGGAACCCTAAGATGGTGCCGCCTTCATGGGTGAACTATTTCCGTACCAAGAAATTGCCGACCACCATTGACCTGGATTCCCGGAAAGAAGGCGAGGTCCAGCGAACCGAGAAGAAGTTGGGCGATGGGAAACAAATTGAACTGACTTATGAGTTTGATTATACGGCCGATGAATTCCCGCCCGAAATTGTGGTTTACTTTTACCCTACCTACGCGGCCAAACAGCCGTTTGTTTCCGGGGAATGGATTACCCCCGATGGGAGGAAGTTCCGTTTAGGGAACTTCATTGTGACCCAGGGGTATAGTTTCCACATGGGGCAGGATAAGGACCTGGCGCGACGGGTGCGCCGGATGTTGCATGTGGATATTCCGGCAGATATTGGCCTGCTCGTTGATCCGGCTTCCTTGCCCAAGGATACTTCCCAGCCGGTGGATCAGAAGAGCCTGCGCCCCCTCAAAGGCCATTACAAGTTGCAGCTTTCGGTTATCACATTCTCGCCTCAGGACGATGTGCAGGCCGAGCTGCTGGTCTACGGTGGCGTGTACGGCATTGCCGGCACCGACCACCTGCGGCGCGACTTAATGGTGGGGCTGTTGTGGGGCACGCCGGTGGCCATGGCCTTTGGTTTGATTTCTGCCTTGGTGATTGGGCTGGCGACCATGATTATTGCTGCCATTGGTGTGTGGTACGGCGGCGTGGTGGATGACCTCATCCAGCGTATTACCGAAATTAACATGGTGCTGCCGTTCCTGCCGATTTTGATCATGGTGGGTATTTTCGTCTCGCGCAGCCTATGGGTGATAATGTTGGTCACAATCGCCTTGAGCATTTTTGGCGCGGGCATTAAATCGTACCGCGCCATGTTCCTGCAACTGCGGGAATCCCCGTACATTGAGGCCGCCCAGGCTTATGGGGCGGGGAACAGCCGCATCATTTTCCTCTACCTGATTCCCCGTATTTTGCCCATGCTGATTCCGGGTTTCATCAGCGCGATTCCCAGTTTTGTTTTCCTGGAAGCCTCGTTGGCGGTGTTGGGCATTGGCGACCCGGTATTGCCAACGTGGGGCAAGATCATTCAGGATGCTCAAGCGAATGCGGCTTTGTATAAAGGGTTGTATTATTGGATTCTGGAGCCGTCGGTGCTGTTGATGATCACGGGCCTGGGGTTTGCCTTGCTGGGCTTTGCCCTCGACCGTATTTTCAACCCGCGGTTGCGGCAAGAGTAG
- a CDS encoding M23 family metallopeptidase — protein sequence MLRKLHGLVAVLLAAVVLLLPLGAAWASGPLSSPEGSGGVPVVMPPLIDNPTSTGIHRDFLLHTIIPARSRVDVIDYTVQMGDSLFSIARRFGITPETLLWANYGVLRDNPDLLAPGKKLKIPPVNGVYYKWEKGDTFESVARKFHSTPEAIRDFEGNHIDPLNPKVEPGTWVMVPGGRRPFKQWVVPTIPRGKAGVSLGYLGPGACPGGYTGAVGSGTFVWPTPLHRLVGNNYGPSHLAVDLATWVGGPIYAADAGVVVFAGWSTVGYGNMIMIDHGNGYQTLYAHLSQVNVHCGQSVFQGQLIGLGGSTGNSTGPHLHFEVRYKGGFINPWTVLPPP from the coding sequence ATGTTACGTAAACTACACGGGCTGGTTGCTGTGCTGCTTGCCGCGGTGGTGCTGTTGCTGCCGTTGGGTGCAGCGTGGGCTTCTGGCCCTTTGAGTTCCCCCGAGGGGAGTGGCGGTGTGCCTGTGGTCATGCCGCCGTTGATCGACAACCCGACGAGCACGGGCATTCATCGGGATTTCCTGTTGCACACCATCATCCCGGCGCGCTCGCGGGTTGATGTCATTGACTACACCGTACAAATGGGCGATTCGTTGTTCAGCATTGCCCGCCGTTTTGGCATCACGCCGGAAACCCTGCTGTGGGCTAATTATGGTGTGTTGCGCGACAACCCCGACTTGCTTGCGCCGGGGAAGAAACTCAAAATTCCGCCGGTCAACGGCGTGTATTACAAGTGGGAAAAGGGCGACACTTTTGAAAGTGTAGCCAGGAAGTTCCACAGCACCCCAGAAGCCATTCGGGATTTTGAAGGGAACCACATTGACCCGTTGAACCCGAAGGTGGAACCCGGCACGTGGGTGATGGTGCCTGGTGGCCGCCGCCCCTTCAAGCAGTGGGTGGTGCCGACCATTCCGCGCGGCAAGGCTGGCGTGTCGTTGGGTTACCTTGGGCCGGGCGCCTGCCCTGGCGGCTACACGGGCGCGGTGGGCAGCGGGACGTTTGTCTGGCCGACGCCGCTCCATCGCCTGGTGGGCAACAATTATGGCCCCAGTCATCTGGCTGTGGACCTGGCGACGTGGGTTGGCGGCCCTATCTATGCGGCCGATGCGGGCGTGGTGGTGTTTGCAGGCTGGTCGACCGTGGGTTATGGCAACATGATCATGATCGACCACGGTAACGGCTATCAGACGCTTTACGCGCACTTGAGCCAGGTCAATGTGCATTGCGGTCAGAGCGTTTTTCAGGGGCAATTGATTGGCCTGGGTGGCTCGACGGGCAATTCGACTGGCCCACACTTGCACTTTGAAGTGCGCTACAAAGGCGGCTTTATCAACCCGTGGACGGTGCTACCGCCGCCGTAA
- a CDS encoding D-glycerate dehydrogenase → MPETWVAPLRAAVRLVIGPADVAGVDASLRPYFAEVEGLLTWLIDPVDEALLAQMPRLKVVSNLAVGVDNIDLEACSRRGVVVGHTPGVLTEAVADMTFALLLAMVRGVLTAAEDARAGRWGLWRPDAWLGAELHGSTLGILGLGQIGAAVARRAHAFGMRILYTSRSPKPEAEAAWDAARVPWETLLAESNFLSLHVPLTPETRGMVGEAALRRMKPTAYLVNMARGPVVQTEALVRALREGWIAGAALDVTDPEPLPPEHPLYRLPNCLITPHIGSATHTTRRRMAEVAVANLLAGLRGAPLLHQANA, encoded by the coding sequence ATGCCCGAAACCTGGGTGGCGCCGTTGCGCGCGGCGGTGCGTTTGGTGATTGGCCCCGCTGACGTCGCGGGTGTGGATGCCAGCCTGCGGCCCTACTTTGCCGAGGTCGAAGGGTTGTTGACATGGCTCATTGACCCCGTGGATGAGGCTTTGCTGGCCCAAATGCCGCGCTTGAAGGTGGTTTCCAACCTTGCTGTAGGGGTCGACAACATCGATTTAGAGGCTTGTTCCCGCCGAGGCGTTGTGGTGGGACACACGCCGGGGGTGCTGACCGAGGCGGTGGCCGATATGACCTTTGCCCTCTTGCTGGCGATGGTGCGCGGGGTGTTGACTGCGGCGGAAGATGCCCGCGCGGGCCGCTGGGGGTTGTGGCGCCCTGACGCCTGGCTGGGGGCTGAATTGCACGGCAGCACCCTGGGCATTTTGGGCCTGGGGCAGATTGGGGCTGCTGTGGCCCGCCGCGCCCATGCCTTTGGAATGCGGATTCTCTACACCAGCCGTTCACCGAAGCCGGAAGCCGAGGCCGCCTGGGATGCTGCACGTGTGCCGTGGGAGACGCTCTTAGCCGAAAGCAATTTTCTCAGCCTGCATGTGCCGCTAACGCCTGAAACCCGGGGCATGGTAGGGGAAGCCGCCCTGCGACGCATGAAGCCCACCGCTTATCTGGTGAACATGGCACGCGGGCCGGTGGTGCAGACTGAAGCCCTGGTGCGGGCGTTGCGGGAAGGCTGGATTGCAGGGGCAGCCCTGGATGTGACGGACCCGGAGCCGTTGCCGCCTGAACACCCCCTTTATCGCCTGCCAAACTGCCTGATTACGCCGCACATTGGTTCGGCAACCCACACCACCCGCCGCCGGATGGCCGAAGTGGCGGTGGCGAATTTGCTGGCCGGGTTGCGGGGTGCGCCTTTGTTGCATCAGGCCAATGCCTGA